A genomic region of Pongo pygmaeus isolate AG05252 chromosome 7, NHGRI_mPonPyg2-v2.0_pri, whole genome shotgun sequence contains the following coding sequences:
- the LOC134740086 gene encoding ubiquitin carboxyl-terminal hydrolase 17-like protein 22: MEDDSLCLGGEWQLNRFSKLTCSGPGAAFAEIQRTSLPEKSPLSSETRVDLCDDLAPVARQLAPREQLPLSSRRPAAVGAGLQNMGNTCYVNASLQCLTYTPPLANYMLSREHSQTCHGHKGCMLCTMQAHITRALHRPGHVIQPSRALAAGFHRGKQEDAHEFLMFTVDAMKKACLPGHKLVDHHSKDTTLMHQIFGGYWRSQIKCLHCQGISDTFDPYLDIALDIQAAQSVKQALEQLVKPEELNGENAYHCGLCLQKAPASKTLTLHTSAKVLILVLKRFSHVTGNKLAKSVQYPECLDMQPYVSQQNAGPLVYVLYAVLVHAGWSCHNGHYFSYVKAQEGQWYKMDDAEVTASGITSVLSQQAYVLFYIQKSEWERHSESVSRGREARALGAEDTDRRATQGELKRDPCLQVPELDEHLVETATQESTLDHWKFLQEQNKTKPDFNVRKVEGTLPPNVLVIHQSKYKCGMKNHHPEQQSSLLNLSSTNPTDHESMNTGTLASLQGRTRRSKGKNKHSKRALLLCQ; encoded by the coding sequence atggaggacgactcactctgcttgggaggggagtggcagttgaaccgcttttcaaaactcacatgttctgggccaggtgcagcttttgctgaaatccagcggacttctctccctgagaagtcaccactctcatctgagacccgtgtcgacctctgtgatgatttggctcctgtggcaagacagcttgctcccagggagcagcttcctctgagtagcaggagacccgctgcggtgggggctgggctccagaatatgggaaatacctgctacgtgaatgcttccctgcagtgcctgacatacacacCGCCCCTTGCCAACTACATGCTGTCCCGGGAGCACTCTCAAACTTGTCATGGTCACAAGGGCTGCATGCTCTGTACTATGCAAGCTCACATCACACGGGCCCTCCACCGTCCTGGCCATGTCATCCAGCCCTCACGGGCATTGGCTGCTGGCTTCCATAGAGGCAAGCAGGAAGACGCCCATGAATTTCTGATGTTCACTGTGGATGCCATGAAAAAGGCATGCCTTCCCGGGCACAAGCTGGTGGATCATCACTCTAAGGACACCACCCTCATGCACCAAATATTTGGAGGGTACTGGAGATCTCAAATCAAGTGTCTCCACtgccagggcatttcagacacctttgacccttacctggacatcgccctggatatccaggcagctcagagtgtgaagcaagctttggaacagttggtgaagcccgaagaactcaatggagagaatgcctatcattgtggtctttgtctccagaaggcgccggcctccaagacgttaactttgcacacttctgccaaggtcctcatccttgtattgaagagattctcccatgTCACAGGCAACAAACTTGCCAAGAGTGTGCAATATCCTGAGTGCCTTGACATGCAGCCATACGTGTCTCAGCAGAATGCAGGACCTCTTGTCTATGTCCTCTATGCTGTGCTGGTCCACGCCGGGTGGAGCTGTCACAACGGACATTACTTCTCTTATGTCAAAGCTCAAGAAGGCCAGTGGTATAAAATGGATGATGCCGAGGTCACTGCCTCTGGCATCACTTCTGTCCTGAGTCAACAGGCCTATGTCCTCTTTTACATCCAGAAGAGTGAATgggaaagacacagtgagagtgtgtcaagaggcagggaagcaagagcccttggcgctgaagacacagacaggcgAGCAACGCAAGGAGAGCTCAAGAGAGACCCCTGCCTCCAGGTACCCGAGTTGGACGAGCACTTGGTGGAAACGGCCACTCAGGAAAGCACCTTAGACCACTGGAAATTcctccaagagcaaaacaaaaccaagcctgaCTTCAACGTCAGAAAAGTCGAAGGTACCCTGCCTCCCAACGTACTTGTGATTCATCAATCGAAATACAAGTGTGGGATGAAAAACCACCATCCTGAACAGCAAAGCTCCCTGCTAAACCTCTCCTCAACGAACCCGACAGATCACGAGTCCATGAACACTGGCACACTCGCTTCTCTGCAAGGGAGGACCAGGAGatccaaagggaagaacaaacacaGCAAGAGGGCTCTGCTTCTGTGCCAGTGA